The genomic region gccggtctgccagtgggAGCGAGCGCGCGAGAAAGGGCGGCTGGCAGGTGGGGACGCCTTGTCAGCGAGAGCGAGGGCGAGGAGCGGGCTGGCGtgcgcgcgcggaggcaggccgcAGTTGGGCCGAAAGCGGGGAGCGCGGGCGCGTGGGAAAGGGGGGGGGGGTCGCGGGCTTGGGCCGGAATTCGGTCCAGCAGGGGGGAGAGAGCTtttcccctttttctttttactttctaatttctatttcccatattgtccctttttcttttgaacaacaaaaaaaatattttgtggatactctaagtgtttagaaaatagaatctaagtgaggtgcttgtgatcaaacaaaatgtatgcatatgatgaaagaaaaacttAGTGAAGAACTTAGAATTATAGGGTGAAGGGAGGGAAaaaggtggattagggtttcaaacctagattaggatttttgggatgctacactaatagaaacccttctatagctttgggagcaaatttggaattcctacccttcttcactagtatgtagcatttactcccaaatacacgaaagtacgatacattgggtttgttaccagtcagcagctcatatgaagtcttcttgaggaggcggtgaaggtagaccctgttgatggcgtggcaagccgtgttcacggcttccgaccaaaagcactcgagggtcttgaactctccaagcatagtcctcgccatatctatgagcgtcctgttcttcctctctactacaccattttgctgaggtgtgtagggagtggagaactcgtgcttgatcccctcctcctcaaggaactcctccacctgaagattcttgaattcggacccgttgtcgctccttatcttcttcaccttgagctcaaactcattttgagctctcctgaggaagcgtttgagggtaccttgggtttcagacttatcctgcaaaaagaacacccaagtgaagcgggaaaagtcatcaacaataactagaccatacttacttcctcctatgctcagataggcgacgggtccgaagaggtccatatgcagcagctccagaggtcttgaagtggtcatcacattcttgctgtgatgtgctcctcccacttgtttacctgcttgacaagctgcacacggtctatctttttcgaattgcacgttagtcaaacctatcacgtgttctccctttagaagcttgtgaaggttcttcatccccacatgtgctaagcggcgatgccacagccagcccatgctagtcttagcaattaagcatgcatctagaccggcctcctcttttgcaaaatccactaaataaagtttgtcgtctaatacacccttaaaagctagtgaaccatcacatcttctaaagacagacacatctacatttgtaaatagacaattatatcccatattacataattgactaacagatagtaaattatatccaagagactcaactaaaaacacattagagatagagtgctcattagatattgcaatcttgcctaaacctttaaccttgccttggttcccatcaccgaaaatgattgaatcttgggaatccttattcttgacgtaggaggtgaacatcttcttttcccctgtcatatggtttgtgcatccgctgtcgataatccagcttgaacccccggatgcataaacctgcaaggcaaatttaggcttgggtcttaggtacccaactcttgttgggtcctacaaggttagttacaattgccttagggacccaaatgcaagttttatcacccttgcactttgcccctaatttcctagcaactatcttcctatcttttctacaaatagcaaaagtagcatttaaagcatgataaattgtagatggttcattaattttcctatgaacattagcaacatttctcctaggcatattgtgaacaacattttttctaccaacatttctatcatgcacataggaagaactagaagcaaacatgacatgtgaatcaaaagcgtcatatgcattataacttctataagcatttctatattgtctcttgtcatgatacataaaagcatggttctttttagcactactagccataggggccttccctttctccttggtggagatgggagccatatggcttgttaagttcttggcttccctcttgaagccaagtccatccttaattgaggggtgtctaccaatcgtgtaggcatcccttgcaaattttagcttatcgaaatcacttttgctagtcttaagttggtcattaagactagctacttcatcatttaatctagaaattgcaactaggtgtttactacaagcatcaatatcaaaatccttacacctagtacaaattataacatgttctacacaagaattagatttatttgctacttctaatttagcatttaaatcattgttaacaccttgtaaagtagaaatggtttcatgacaagtagatagttcataagaaagcatttcatttcttttaacttctaaagcataggatttttgtgcctctacaaatttatcatgttcatcatataacaaatcctcttgcttttctaaaagcctatccttttcattcaaggcatcaatcaattcattgattttatcaattttatttctatccaatcccttgaacaagctagagtaatctatttcatcctcatcactagattcgtcctcactggaAGAAGCATaattagagtttcgagtacataccttcttctcccttgccataaggcatgtgtgacgctcgttggggaagagggatgacttgttgaaggcggtggcggcgagtccttcattgtcagagtcggacgaagagcaatccgaatcccactccttgccaagatgtgcctcgccctttgctttcttatagttcttctttttctccctcttgatcccttgatcctgatcactatcattgtcgggacagttagcaataaaatgaccaagcttaccacatttgaagcatgagcgctttccctttgtcttggtcttgcttggttgtcccttgcgaccttttagcgctgtcttaaatcttttgatgataagggccatttcttcatcattaagtccggccgcctcaatttgtgccaccttgctaggtagcgcctccttgcttcttgttgccttgagagcaaggggttgcggctcgttgataggaccattcaaggcgtcgtctacgtatctcgcctccttgatcatcattcgcccgctaacgaattttccaaggacttcttctggcgacattttggtgtacctgggattctcacgaatattattcaccaaatgaggatcaagaacggtaaaggaccttagcatcagtcggacgacgtcgtggtccgtccatcgcgtgcttccgtagctccttattttgttgataagggtcttgagccggttgtatgtttgggttggctcctcgccccttatcatcgcgaatcgtccaagctcgccctccaccaactccatcttggtgagcaaggtgacgtcgttcccctcatgagaaatcttgagggtgtcccatatttgcttggcgttatccaagccgctcactttgtggtattcatccctgcacaatgaagctagaagaacagtagtagcttgtgcattcttatgaatttgctcattaatgaacatgggactatccgtactatcaaagtgcattccactctctacaatctcccatatactaggatggagagagaacaagtgactacgcattttgtgactccaaaaaccatagtcctctccatcaaaatgaggaggtttaccaagtggaatagataataaatgagcatttgcactttgaggaatacgcgaataatcgaaagaaaagttcgagttaaccgtctttcgtttgtcgtagtcgttgtcgtcgttgtccttgtgggaagaagtggactcatcactgtcgtcgtagtagacgatctccttaatgcgccttgtcttcttcttcttcccatcttttcgtctatggcccgagcccgagttggtaggcttgtcatccttcgactcgttgacgaaagattccttctctttatcgttgatcacgatacccttccctttaggatccatctcttcgggcggttagtccctttgtgaagagaacggctccgataccaattgagagcacctagaggggggggggtgaattggtgatcctgtgaaacttgaaaacttaagccacaaaacttggttaatcgttagcacaataattgccaagtggctagataggaatcctcaacaaaacacaataaccaacaaggatcaattacagagatggcacggtggttatcccgtggttcggccaagaccaacgcttgcctactccacgttgtggtgtcccaacggacgagggttgcaatcaacccctctcaagcggtctaaagacccacttgaataccacggtgttttgcttgctttttctcaatcccgtttgcgaggaatctccacaacttggagcctctcgcccttacacttgaaattcacaaagaacacggagcaagggagggattagcaacgcacacaagacacaagaaacagagtgtcaacacgcacacaagtcgcaacaagagctcgcaacacaactcaatgagttcacaactccactagagctttatatgctatcacaatgaaaagaatgcgcgaaatcgatgtcttggtgcttaggaatgttgtaggaatgcttggtgtactcctccatgcgcctaggggtcccttttatagccccaaggcagctaggagccgttgatagcaatcttggaaggctgatcttgccttctgtcgactggcgcaccggacagtccggtgcacaccggacattgtccggtgcccgatttctttccataaacgaagcagtcgaccgttggcaggctgagagccgttggcgcaccggacatgtccggtgcacaccggacagtccggtgcattcttttagccgttggctcggccacgtgtcccgcgcagattgcgcggccgaccgttggcccggccgaccgttggctcaccggacagtccggtgcacaccggacagtccggtgaattatagccgtacgtcgccggtggattcccgagagcggccagttcgctcaagccagcctggcgcaccggacactgtccggtgcaccaccggacagtccggtgctccagactgagctgaaacttggctgctcgagccaaggcattttcaattagctttttcctgtttccaacacttagacacaatacattagtcattaaaacaatgtactaagtctgagaaacatacctttgaccttagtttgtactttgtccaccatttacatttaagcacttgtgttagacactaaatcaccaaaatacttagaaatggcccaagggcacatttccctttcatcactATCAGTAGTCATTGATGTGACGAATAGATTATATACTTAGCAGGAAGACCCCTATAATAAGATAGACGATCACCTCATCATACCATGTGATCTCGCGAGAGTAGTCACTAGTCAGCCGGCCGTCGAGTTGCACTTCTTGGTCGTGGCAAACTCCACACGAATTTGAACCGAGCAAAGCAAGCACGACGCGAGTAGGGGAGGACACTTCTTGGTCGTGGCAAACTCCACACGAATTTGAACCGAGCAAGCACGACACGAGTAGGGGAGGAGAATATCCATCGAATGAAGGTAGTCCCATGCCTCCTTGGACGAGGTAGCAGTGACCACATCCCAAAGGACATATATTAAGGTGTTTTGGTTTGAGAAATGACTTATCTTATTATCTTATCATTTTTcatatttttgtttggtttatagaatggaatgagttgatccatcactatCTCATTCtttatagttagttagtactaatatgaaaaATGAGATTATTCTACAAAATTTGAGAAATGAACTGATAATACACCATCTTATTTTGGAATGAGTGATTTATCAAACCAAACGCACCTAAAATCTTAGTGGAAGACCAATTGAGACACCACACAAATAGTGAAATTTCTCACACCTTGAAGATGCTCTGGTAGTCTGGTACTGTACAGTCGCAGCGGCGAAAGGGGAATCGCGCGAAATGGAGCTCTCATCGGCGGGGAGGTGGACTGACCTCCCCGAGGACATCGCCCTAGCCGTCGCCTCCCGCCTCCAGGTCGGTGCCCTCTCTCTGACCCGCTCCCTGAAAGACCTCCCTGAAAGGTTCTCTCGTTGACTCCGCTGGCTCCAACGGTGCGCAGGAGGCTGATGTGTGCGCGCTCGGCGGCTGCTCGCGCACCTGGCGCAGAGCCTGCGACGCCGACTGCATCTGGGAGCGCCTCTTTCGCTGCCGCtggccagctgccgtggcggaggcGTCGGCGTCGTCGTCCCGTATGCAGGTACATAAAGAGGGGTAAAGTTGAGTGCTTGCTGACTGCTTGCTGAGTGCTGACTGCTGCTGCTGTAGCCAATTTCCGATCTTGTGGTCATCCTAGTTCAATTTGACCGAAATTCGAGCTTCTTGGCATATGTCTCCGAGTCTTCTTTTGTTAATGTATTGTCCTGCCTTTTAGGCTGTTATTTTTGGTAATTGCTACCGAGGAAATTTTGCATAACCTTGACCTGAGGTCGATTTTTATATGATTTCTTTCTTGTACCATCAGAAATTTGTTGTTCATTGCAATACAGATACTTCTTGATTCTTTTTACTGAAAAGATGATGCTCACCCAGTGATCTTAACAGAATGGACAATAGATGATCGTCAAATGTAATCTAACCTTTGGAATGTGCTAGGGGATTGTCCAAAATGCAAAACCTAGAATCATTATATGGAACAATATCATGCATGCTCTGTTATCCTCGTGCTTTATTCTTCGCTTCACCCAGTGCCATGTTCCCTCGGACCTCGTTATTCATGATGTGCTGATTATAAATGTTACCATCTCTTTTGTTCTGTACCCGATTCTTCATTTTATATGAAACCTTATTAATTCGTATCTGGTGAAATCACCAAATTGGTTCCGCTAGTTGATGTTAAGTATATTTTTTCTGGGACACGTAAGAGAATTGCGTTGAGAGAAGAGAGTGAGGGTTTGAAGGATTACGTCCTCCAAAACACACATCCAAAAACTTGCACTTGCACTGCCACGGTACAAACAGAAAAACTAGAAAGGAAAAGGTCCTTCTCAACAATCTGGCGACCATCAATCTACCAATGCCAGGGGATTATACCCCATCAAACAACCTGACCAACAACTCCTTAACGCTTTGCTCCAACGGAGCACCTGTGGCAGCCTGCAGCACAGCCATGACATTCAGACTTGTGCCATTAAAGACACAATCATTCCAATGTTAAGTcttgatttttttttaaaaaaaatacctGTTTAACTGATTCCATGAATAATCAATTTCTCTATTTGACCATAATTAAATATACAATAGTTCAGATGTAGTCCATTTTGAACCTCAACTTTCCCGTGAATTTTTTTTTACTCTCTTTTAAAGTTTAACTTTATCTAGCCCTCCAtgtttcctctccttcagtttttTTGAGGCCTCTTAGAAAGGAAGTAGAGTACTGACTGGTTCCATCTGCTAGTGTATAACAGGCTAGCAGAACCAAAGTTTCTTGACCGGCGAAGGAAGGACATCTCCCACGATATTGTTTGGAAGAAGAAACCACAGTGCACCCTATTCTATGAGTTATCAGGGAGGGAGGCTTTTTAACCAGCACTGAAACCCCACAGGAGTTGAACCCAGGCGCTGGAGGTGGTACTCCGGAGTCACAACCACTAGGCTATGAACCCTTTTGCTAGTGGAACCAAATCCATTGGACCAGAACTGGACCTGTCTGCCTACTGCAAATCTATGGTTAATCTTTAGGGAACATTTTTTTTGCATTTTTTGAAGGATTGCTTTGTTCTTTCCAGAGAGTGAGATATACAAGTTAAAAAGGCGAGTTGACCCCCAAAGTTGAACTTCTGGTGTACCAATTCCCTttgtatttttttttattttttcacaTATACATGCTCCCATGGTACTGAACAAATGGCTGATCAAGCTTTCAACTTTTCTGCTAATTATGGTGCAGGGCTGGAAAGCTCTCTACATCAGCCAACACAGAAGAATGGCTGCTGCAATATCTAATGTGGTTGAATTTGTGGGAGGCAGCTTAAATAATGGGTCACTTGAATCCGAATACTATCTGAAAGCTATTGCTGATTTGGCCATGATACTTGATATAGGATTTCTCGATGTCCAGTTTTTCTTGTTTTCAAGGAACCATAGTGCGATAATAAACCTAATTGGACTGCACTACTCGATCGCATCTTTGCATGTGCTGGTGAGTAATGTATTGCTGATGATTCTATTATGGATGAACATGCTTCGTGTTGAAAGAACTGAACACTGCTTCATTTCTAAGCTGCTAAAGCAACTGTTTTTCATGCTTTGCTTGTAACTCTATATTCTGCCAACCTCTATTTTATTTTGTTTTGAATCAGCCTTTTTTTATACCACGATGTTTAACTTGTAGTCCCTGCATATAGGCCTGCTACTCTATTTTGCCATGCACATATGCCTGATATCCTCTATGTCATCTACCAAAAATCAAAGTATGGAAACACTCAAAGTGAACATTAAGATAGTATATGATTGTCAACATTTAAAGCTTTGGAAGCATGAGTTGTCAAATCGTCTGAAGGTTTCTTTTGTGCTTTGACTAGACTGATCTAAGCAAGTTTCTGGCTACTCATAAAATGCAGTTTTGACACACACTGTTTTTTTTCCAGCCAGCTGAAGTCAGTAAAGCACTCCAAGCTCACCGTGTATCAGAAAGGATGGTTTGTGTGAACTTGCTCAAGCTTGGTAGGTGGTTCTATGGTTT from Zea mays cultivar B73 chromosome 6, Zm-B73-REFERENCE-NAM-5.0, whole genome shotgun sequence harbors:
- the LOC100273680 gene encoding uncharacterized protein LOC100273680, whose amino-acid sequence is MELSSAGRWTDLPEDIALAVASRLQEADVCALGGCSRTWRRACDADCIWERLFRCRWPAAVAEASASSSRMQGWKALYISQHRRMAAAISNVVEFVGGSLNNGSLESEYYLKAIADLAMILDIGFLDVQFFLFSRNHSAIINLIGLHYSIASLHVLPAEVSKALQAHRVSERMVCVNLLKLGRWFYGFRLPDEYESRKISLGELTTAEGAEILAILNRGAVHEVFRLRIGLVNVDK